From Bacteroidales bacterium:
TTGGGTATGGACCAGGCATCCTTATCCCGGTTCTTCCAGTATGGCCCGCCGGGATGAATCAAAAAAACCTCACAGTGTCCATTTCTAAAACGATAGGCCAATATGCCCGCACTTTGCTTTTTCATAATACATGTTTTTTTCCGGTATGGCGAAAACAATATACCTGCCGGCGGTTATTGCCGCTGGCAGGTATATTATGTAAAAAAATGGGGTTACTTCAGTTTTATCCGACTTTTCAGCGATTGACCGTTGAGCCGGATTCATCCTACCGATTAACCGTTTCCGGGCATATACTCCATCCTCAGCGAATCGGAATCACCATAATGGCGCATGATGGAATCCAAGTCGTGCCTGAGTTCCTTCTTCACATCGATATACTCCGGATCATCGATCACATTGTGCATCTCGTTGGGATCCTTCTTCAGGTCATAAAGCTCCCATTCATCCACATCGTGGTAAAAATGGATCAGCTTGTAGCGGTCGGTGCGGATCCCATAATGACGTTTCACCGCATGTATCCCCGGGTATTCATAATAATGATAATACAGGGCATCCCTCCAGTCGGTATTCTGGCCTTCCAGAAGGGGAACCATGCTCTTCCCCTGCATATCGGAAGGAACCTCCACGCCAGCAGCATCCAGCATGGTCTCAGCATAATCCAGGTTCTGCACCAGCTGATCATTCTCGGATCCGGGTTCAACATGACCCGGCCAGCGCACGATCAATGGAGTACGGAAAGATTCCTCGTACATAAAGCGTTTGTCGAACCAGCCGTGTTCACCGAGGTAAAATCCCTGATCAGAAGTGTAGATCACCAGGGTATTTTCTGCCAGTCCTGATTCGTCCAGGTATTTCATTAACCGGCCCACATTTTCATCCACGGCTTTGATACATGCCAGGTAATCTTCCATGTATCGCTGGTACTTCCATCTGGTCAGCTCCCTTCCTCTGGGGGCTTTCTCCTTGAACTCCTGATTAATAGGCCCATATACCGCATCCCACTTTTTCTGCTCTTCTTCAGTGAGCCGATTATAATGTTCTTTGTACACCCGGTCATACCAACCATAAAATGCCTCATAACCCATATCGCGGACCATTTCAGGTCGAAGCTTGTTGTCGCTGGTTAGGCTCATATGTTCACTGATGAGCATCTCCGCCTCTTTGGCAGCGTTGCCCCTACCCCCGTAATCATCAAACAGGGTGGCCGGCTCCGGTATATTTTCATCCTTTTTGAATTCCAGGTGCCGCATCGATGGCAGCCACTCCCGGTGAGGTGCCTTATGCTGATACATCAGCATGAAGGGCTTATCCTGGCTTCGTCCTGACTTCAGCCAGTCAATGGCCATGTCAGTGATCACATCGGTGGTATAGCCTTGTTTCTTAACGGTACCTTCCGGTGAGCGGAATATAGGATGATAATAGTATCCCTGGCCGCCCAAACCATCCAGCACGCGCCAATAGTCAAAGCCAGTGGGCTGCGACTTAAGGTGCCATTTCCCCACCACAGCTGTTTCATAACCGTTCTCCTGCAGAATCTTAGGATAGGTCTGTTGGGTGCTGTCGAAGGGTATCGAATTATTGATCACCCCGTTCTCGTGGCTGTGCTTGCCGGTCAGAATGGTGGCGCGGCTGGGCGAAGAAATGGAATTCGTCACATAGGCATGATTGAAGATCATCCCTTCTTCGGCCAGTTCATCCAGGTTCGGTGTACTGATCAGTCGATCATCGTAAGCACTTAGGGCCTGATAAGCATGATCATCTGTCATGATGAAGATGATGTTCGGCGGCTGTTCCTGCTCCTTGTCCTGTTTTTTATCAGGTTTGCAGCTGGAAAGAAGCATGCTGAACAGGAATACATAAAGTAAGCGATTCATGATAAAAGGTTTTAAATAATGATCAAACAAATAAATATATCAGGTCTTTACAGAAAAACGAATTTTTGGATCATCCTTTCTTTTGGGTGGGTATGTGCTTTCAAACCAAAGTTATAGTTATTAGTGGAAAAGAAAAAAACTTTCCGGTCATTTTTCCGGCGATACCCCAACTCTAAGTATACAGAATCCTAAATTAGAATGTATTTAGATAAGGACAGGTACAACAATACTACAACACCACCTTGCAGGCATTGCATAATACCCTGAATTACAACCTGTATGATTCAGTATTAATTTAAGTTATCCATTTGCCCAAAACTAAAGCCCCCGTTTTCTGGAAACAGGACTTCTTTCGTATCCGGGAAAGCCAGCCAGCTGATTTTATTTTTTAAAGGATTATCTTTATTTTGCCCGGCAGTTTGAAATATGAAACACCGATCCATGAATTTCTCAAAGAGGTTCATACCTGTCATTCCCTTACTCCTGATGCTGATGCTCCTGATTATGCATTCATGTCATTGGTTCGACCGGGGCTTCGAAAGTCAGTGGGCCCAAACGCCCCAGCGGGTATGGGTTGGGCCGGAATACTGGGCCAACCGGCTTCAGGACTGGAGGATTCATGAAGGCCGGTTGGAATGTATCAACAACAGCCGGTCCCTGCGCACGGTTCATGTTCTTACCCGTTACCTGAACAGGAAAGACGGGGCGTTCACCATGAGCCTGCAAACCGGCACCCTGAGTGAGTCGGCCCGAAGAACGGATGCCTGGGTCGGTTTTCTATTGGGTGCGGGAAGCCTGGAAGACGATTACCGGATGCGGGCCCTGATCCACCAGGCCCATGGAAGGCAGGGCGGACTCATAGCAGGCATCAACGGCAAAGGGGAGATTACGGTGATCGATAATGAGGACCGCAGAAAACCGCTCTCGCTACAAAGGGACCGGCAGTTTCATCCATCGGGAATCCCGGAATCAGGAATAAACCTCCACCTGCTGGCCATGCCTTCCGGCAAGACATACCGCCTGACGCTGTGGGCCAGGAACCATAAAACCGGAGAGTCCATCGACTCAGCATACATTGGCGGGATCAGGCAGGAACGTCTGCAGGGCAACCTGGCCCTGGCTGCACATATTGAGGACACCAGCCACAAAACATCCTTCTGGTTCAAGAAATGGAAGATGGAAGGGGCCAAGATACACAAAAGCGACGGCCGCCAATTCGGACCAGTGCTGGGTGCCCATTACACCATCAGCCAGGGCACCCTGTGTATGACAGCCCAGATGCCACCCCTGTCAAAGAAAAATCTAAAAAAGGTAAAACTGGAAATTCGGGAAAAGGGGACAGATGAATGGCAGGTAGCCGGTCGTGCCGGGATCCACACACCAGGCTGGATGGCCACTTTTCAGATAGGTGATTGGAACAGCCGGAAGGCATGGGAGTACAGGATGAGCTATCCGCTGCGGGAATCTCCGGAGCCACATTATATGAAAGGAACCGTAATGAAAGAACCAGACAAGGGGAGCCTTGTTATGGCCGGAATGAGCGGGATTAAAAGCATGCAGCATCCTATAGGTGAAACCTGCCATTTCACCGGGGATAGCATCGGGTTCCCTCACCAGCGTATCCTCAGCAACATACTCAAGCATCAGCCCGACATACTCGCTTATACAGGCAATCAGGTACACAAAAACCTTCCCACAAGCGTGAAGTCTGATTCTTCTGATGATCTATACCTGGATTATCTCTATAAATGGTATTTGTTCTGCTGGGCACATGGAGCACTTACCCGTAATATACCCACCATCATGCTCCCGGGCCAAAAGGATCTTTATCGCAGGCCGCTCCACGTGGCTGACAAACAAAGAACCGGTCAACCAGCCCTCGCCTCCCACCATAGGCCTGCCTCCTTCATCAATATGGTTCAGAAAAGCCAGACAGGGCATCTGCCTGTTCCCTACAATCCAGCCCCCAACCGCTGGGGGATACCTGCCTTCTATACCAACCTGCAATACGGAGGTTTGGACCTGGCGATCGTGGAAACGAATAAGTTCAGGGAAAAGGATCCCAACCAAACGCCAAAGCCTCAGAAAGCAACAACAGGAAGGACCGGCGCTCTGGGCCAACGGCAGTTGTATTTTCTCAAGGATTGGACCCATAGTTGGAAAGGAGCGCATATCAAGGCGGTCATCAGCCAATCTTCCATAACAGATCAAAAAATCCTTCCTGCCTCTTCTGGTAAAGGATTCGCCTCTGAGGGCAAAACCCCGGCCATGAACGCACAGGAAGATCAACCCAATCCCGAATGGAAACAGGCTCTGAAAATCATAAGAAAAGCACATGCTTTGATGATCACATCGGGGCAATCAGCGGCTTATGCGATCCATCAGGGCATCCATCAAAAGGGAGATGCCGGCTTTGAATTGGGGATTCCGCCTTTTTCATGCTGCATAAAACAAACGGCCACTGATACCTTACATCCGGCTGACACCACGGTTCATACTCCCGGAACGGGTTATGGGATCATCACCTTCGACATCTCCCATCAGAGAATCGAATTATCGGCATGGGCGGGAAGTACAGATCCAGAAGAAGGTGAGCCTTACGCGGAATGGCCGGTTAGCCTGGGCGTTAAGGACAATTACCTGCAACATCCGGTGGGCTTCCTGCCGGAGATCATCACCAGGGGCCTAAACCACAAACCGGTCTATAAACTTTACCGCGACAACGACACTGAATTAATCTATGCCAAAAGGGCGAAAGACAGCCTCTTCCGCCCTGCAGTGTATGATCAATCAGTCTACACCCTTGTCGTGGGAAGTCCTGAGGAAAACAGGATGGATACCCTTCGAAACCTGGTGCCTGTTGAGTTAAAAAAGCAAATCATTCTGGATTTCAGGCAGAGATGATGCCGGCAGGCTGCCCTCAGAATTTTCCGATTTTGAAAGTCAGCTGATAGGAGAAACCCCGTAACACATCTTCATCCGTATCATATAGATCGATATTGTCCGTGTAGCGATAATAAGCGCCCATGGAGACCCGCAAAAACCTGAACATATTGAACTCCAGTTCGGCTCCGGGCTCCAGCAGGAAAAAGGCATCGGTATCGTTAACATAATCGTCCCTGTAATCATAATCGTAGCGATTGCGGTGTACATATTTCTCGGCATGGACAATACCTCCGGCACCAACGACGATCGGGAAACTCAAATGCACCCACTCCTGTCCCCCCAGGATCGGCTCAATCATGAGCCCTCCGTATCCGCCTTGCAGATTCACATCTTCAGCCAAAAAGGAATCATACTCATATTCATTGAGAAAGGCTGTTCCAGCAACACCCAGCGCCAGCTGGTGGTTGATGATCCAGGCAGCACGCCCACCAATCACCAGGGCATCGCGGTTGTCAATCTGGGAATAGCCCACTGAGATACCGCCGTATCCACCATGTGATTCAATGCTGCCGAAAAGGGTTTTGAAATTCTCTTCCTCATCCTGGGCTGCAGCCCATGTAAACGATATCATCAAGATGAAGACCATCCAGGTCATTTTTTTCATTTTCAAAGTTTTTAATTGAGGTTAAATATTGAATTGGTTTATCTAAAAATTCACATGTAACGAATGACACTGCCCGAACCGGTGAGCTGTGTGCTGATGCTTCATGGCATAAATTTATTTATGCTCCGTATAACAAAACATATGCCAGATAGGTCGCATCCTGGTGCGTTATATTACCCCCGTGGCAGAAAAAATTTCTACGCATCCGATGACTTAAGCAAACAGCAAGTTCAAAGAAAAGCAAAATCCCCCCTCTGAAATCCAGAGAAGGGATTCTGAAACCTAACCCTAACCCAATCATCTAAAAAAAGAAAAATCAATTTTTAAGTGGCCAGGGGCGCACATTGTCCCAGGCTTGATCCTGAATAACCGACCATCCGCTTTTTTCTTTCCATTGCTCATAGGGGTGCAGGATAAAGCAGGGGCATAGGCCCGTGTAAACAGCAAACCACCTTCGGCGCTCTGGTCGAAATTGGGCGTGTTGATCACCGAATTGACGCGGCCCTTTTCATCCCATTCACCGTAGATGCTGGCATAACGGCCCCAGTCATCGGCAAAGAGAAAAACAATGTTGGGCTTCTTCTTGTTGGGTTGAGCCCGGGTATTGGACATGGACAACATCGCGAATACTCCCCATTCCCAGGAAAAATCGTAAAATCTTCATGATTCAGCGGGTTTATCAATAATTAAGTGTAAAAAAGAAACTTTATTAATAATCAAACATATCAGAAATTTGTTTGGGAATCAATACATTATAGTAAACATCGTTGCATAACCAACAAAAAATTATCTATGAGGTCTTTATAAATAATCAAAATTACGTGGTCCTGGCAATTTTCCTTTCACCTCCTTAAGGGAAACCCCGTTCATACAAACTTAAGTCTCTCCTGGCGTTATAGAAACACAACAATTTGATAAATCGTGTCTGCGGATTCCCTGTCTGATGATAAAAATTCATCTTTAGTTATCCAGGGAGAAGGGGCATTTCTAAAGACAATTAATTTTTAGGCAAAATATCCACTCGATAAGCTTCTTTGATGAACATCTTCTCAAGTTCTTCAACCTTTTGCGGATACTTTTCCGAGAGGTCATGGATCTCGGTGCGGTCCGCTTCGATGTTATATAGCTCCCATTGGGGATCCTCCACCAGACCGTTTTTGTTGAGGATATCTTTGCCCACAAGCTTCCATTTTCCTTTCCGTATCCCGGAATTGCCAAAGTGTTCATATACATATGTCCGTTCAGCCAGGGATTGTCCTTCCAAAACAGGCATCAGGCTTCTGCCTTCCAGGGGGATAATGGTATGGCCTTCATACCGCAGCGGGTATTCAGCCTGAGCCACGTCTATACAGGTTGCCGGAATATCGAAGATGAAACCCAGCTGATCT
This genomic window contains:
- a CDS encoding sulfatase; amino-acid sequence: MNRLLYVFLFSMLLSSCKPDKKQDKEQEQPPNIIFIMTDDHAYQALSAYDDRLISTPNLDELAEEGMIFNHAYVTNSISSPSRATILTGKHSHENGVINNSIPFDSTQQTYPKILQENGYETAVVGKWHLKSQPTGFDYWRVLDGLGGQGYYYHPIFRSPEGTVKKQGYTTDVITDMAIDWLKSGRSQDKPFMLMYQHKAPHREWLPSMRHLEFKKDENIPEPATLFDDYGGRGNAAKEAEMLISEHMSLTSDNKLRPEMVRDMGYEAFYGWYDRVYKEHYNRLTEEEQKKWDAVYGPINQEFKEKAPRGRELTRWKYQRYMEDYLACIKAVDENVGRLMKYLDESGLAENTLVIYTSDQGFYLGEHGWFDKRFMYEESFRTPLIVRWPGHVEPGSENDQLVQNLDYAETMLDAAGVEVPSDMQGKSMVPLLEGQNTDWRDALYYHYYEYPGIHAVKRHYGIRTDRYKLIHFYHDVDEWELYDLKKDPNEMHNVIDDPEYIDVKKELRHDLDSIMRHYGDSDSLRMEYMPGNG
- a CDS encoding sulfatase-like hydrolase/transferase; this encodes MSNTRAQPNKKKPNIVFLFADDWGRYASIYGEWDEKGRVNSVINTPNFDQSAEGGLLFTRAYAPALSCTPMSNGKKKADGRLFRIKPGTMCAPGHLKIDFSFFR